A part of Xenopus tropicalis strain Nigerian chromosome 4, UCB_Xtro_10.0, whole genome shotgun sequence genomic DNA contains:
- the rbm5 gene encoding RNA-binding protein 5 isoform X4 → MGSDKRVSRSERSGRYGSAFDRDDRDDRDTRSRRRDSEYKRYRDERSSERYDDYRDYDSPERDRMRDRERRNSDRSEDGYHSDGDYMDHDYRQDYYMDEKESKTIMLRGLPININENDIRELVESFEGPQPADVRLMKRKTGLSRGFAFVEFYHLQDATRWMEANQKKLVIQGKTIAMHYSNPRPKFEDWLCNKCGLYNFRRRLKCFRCGAAKAESDLEAPSGSSDAPQSTDYYSDTIILRNIGPHTVVDSILSALAPYVSLVVSNIRLIKDKQTQQNRGFAFVQLPSTLEASQLLQILQTLHPPLKIDGKTVGVDFAKSARKDLVLPDGHRVSAFSVASTAIAAAQWSSTQQAQQSGEGGEYAYLQPGQEGYANYGQCSQDYQPFYQAQTGAAEQSTAPQAEGSAPVPATTSAVVCQSPQMYQQPGSPTQSGTSTAANTTPASTTSTTEEAAPPNAVIPGVKYSVPDTSTYQYDESSGYYYDPQTGLYYDPNSQYYYNSLTQQYLYWDGEKQTYLPAADGAGQSGAQPNGANAGSSKEGKEKKEKPKSKTAQQIAKDMERWAKSLNKQKENFKNSFQPLSARDEERKESAAADAGFALFEKKQGALLERQFMPDMMMMVNTEEEEKPPNKALVAAYSGDSDNEEESERLLGAVDEEKLLDWKKLACLLCRRQFPNKDALTRHQQLSDLHKQNLEVYRRSKMSEQELEALELKEREAKYRDRAAERREKYGIPEPPEPKRKRFDPTVVNYEQPTKDGIDNSNIGNKMLQAMGWKEGSGLGRKSQGITAPIQAQVRMRGAGLGAKGSSYGVNTSDSYKDAVRKAMFARFSEME, encoded by the exons ATGGGATCAGATAAACG TGTGAGTCGCAGTGAGCGGAGTGGAAGATATGGTTCAGCATTTGATCGAGATGATCGCGATGATAGAGACACTAGGAGCCGTCGCAGAGATTCTGAATACAAAAGATACAGAGATGAACGCAGCAGCGAACGCTACGATGACTACAGAGATTATGACAGTCCCGAG CGTGATAGAATGCGTGacagagagaggaggaacagtgATCGTTCAGAAGATGGTTATCATTCAGATGGTGACTATATGGACCATGACTACCGGCAGGACTATTACATGGATGAAAAAGAGAGCAAGACGATCATGCTAAGGGGCCTCCCCATTAATATTAATGAGAACGAC ATTCGTGAACTAGTGGAGTCTTTTGAAGGACCGCAGCCTGCTGATGTGCGGCTGATGAAGAGAAAGACAG GTTTAAGCCGCGGTTTCGCCTTCGTGGAGTTTTATCACTTGCAAGATGCTACCCGCTGGATGGAAGCCAATCAG AAAAAGCTTGTAATCCAGGGAAAGACTATTGCCATGCATTACAGCAATCCCCGACCCAAATTTGAGGACTGGCTATGTAACAAG TGTGGCCTGTACAACTTTCGGCGAAGACTTAAATGCTTCCGCTGTGGGGCAGCCAAGGCTG AATCTGATTTGGAAGCCCCTTCAGGATCATCTGATGCTCCTCAGTCTACTGATTACTATAGTGACA CCATAATCCTTCGGAATATTGGGCCCCACACTGTAGTGGATTCCATCTTGTCTGCGCTTGCCCCCTATGTCTCACTTGTGGTCAGCAACATCCGGCTTATCAAAGACAAGCAAACACAGCAAAACAGAGGCTTTGCATTTGTGCAGCTTCCTTCTACTCTG GAGGCATCACAACTCCTACAAATTCTGCAGACCCTGCATCCACCTCTCAAAATTGATGGGAAAACTGTAGGTGTGGATTTTGCAAAAAGCGCTAGAAA GGATCTTGTGTTGCCAGATGGGCACAGAGTCAGTGCGTTCTCTGTGGCAAGCACAGCTATTGCTGCTGCACAGTGGTCTTCGACTCAG CAGGCTCAGCAAAGTGGGGAAGGTGGGGAATATGCCTACCTGCAGCCAGGACAGGAGGGCTATGCTAATTATGGACAGTGCTCCCAAGATTACCAACCATTTTACCAAGCACAGACTGGAGCAGCAGAGCAAAGCACAGCACCACAAGCTG agggttctgctccagtgccagcaactacaagtgcagttgtgtgTCAAAGTCCTCAAATGTACCAGCAACCCGGCTCTCCG ACCCAATCTGGTACAAGTACAGCTGCCAACACGACTCCAGCATCTACTACTAGCACAACAGAAGAAGCAGCCCCTCCTAATGCTGTTATTCCTGGAGTTAAATACT CTGTTCCAGATACTTCCACATATCAATATGACGAAAGCTCAGGATATTACTATGATCCCCAAACTGGTCTTTACTATGACCCGAATTCTCAG TATTACTACAACTCTCTGACTCAGCAGTACCTATATTGGGATGGTGAAAAACAGACTTACTTGCCAGCAGCTGATGGAGCAGGACAAAGTGGAGCTCAGCCCAATGGTGCAAATGCAGGCTCGTCTAAGGAGggcaaagagaaaaaagaaaaaccaaaaaGCAAGACCGCTCAACAG ATTGCAAAGGATATGGAGCGATGGGCCAAAAgtttaaacaaacagaaggaaaATTTCAAGAACAGCTTCCAGCCACTCAGTGCCCGTGATGAAGAGAGAAAAGAGTCCGCAGCAGCAGATGCTGGATTTGCTTTGTTTGAGAAAAAG CAGGGAGCTTTGTTGGAGAGGCAGTTTATGCCAGATATGATGATGATGGTTAACACTGAGGAGGAAGAAAAGCCCCCAAAT AAAGCACTGGTAGCTGCTTATAGTGGTGATAGTGACAATGAGGAGGAGAGTGAGCGACTACTTGGGGCAGTGGATGAGGAAAAGTTGCTGGATTGGAAGAAGCTGGCATGTCTGTTATGCCGCAGACAATTCCCAAACAAGGATGCCCTGACAAGACATCAGCAACTGTCAGACCTGCATAAG CAAAACCTGGAAGTCTATAGGAGATCAAAGATGTCTGAACAAGAGCTTGAAGCTTTAGAATTAAAAGAAAGAGAG GCAAAATACAGGGACCGTGCAGCAGAAAGGAGGGAAAAATATGGCATTCCAGAGCCACCAGAACCCAAACGCAAGCGATTTGACCCTACTGTGGT GAATTATGAGCAACCCACAAAAGATGGTATCGATAATAGCAATATTGGAAATAAGATGCTGCAGGCCATGGGTTGGAAGGAGGGTTCAGGGCTGGGCCGAAAGAGTCAGGGAATTACAGCTCCTATTCAG GCTCAGGTCAGAATGAGGGGGGCCGGTCTAGGAGCCAAGGGCAGCTCATATGGAGTAAACACATCAGACTCCTACAAGGATGCAGTGAGGAAAGCAATGTTTGCGCGCTTCTCAGAAATGGAATAA
- the rbm5 gene encoding RNA-binding protein 5 isoform X3, producing the protein MGSDKRVSRSERSGRYGSAFDRDDRDDRDTRSRRRDSEYKRYRDERSSERYDDYRDYDSPERDRMRDRERRNSDRSEDGYHSDGDYMDHDYRQDYYMDEKESKTIMLRGLPININENDIRELVESFEGPQPADVRLMKRKTGLSRGFAFVEFYHLQDATRWMEANQKKLVIQGKTIAMHYSNPRPKFEDWLCNKCGLYNFRRRLKCFRCGAAKAESDLEAPSGSSDAPQSTDYYSDSGYVSSAIILRNIGPHTVVDSILSALAPYVSLVVSNIRLIKDKQTQQNRGFAFVQLPSTLEASQLLQILQTLHPPLKIDGKTVGVDFAKSARKDLVLPDGHRVSAFSVASTAIAAAQWSSTQQAQQSGEGGEYAYLQPGQEGYANYGQCSQDYQPFYQAQTGAAEQSTAPQAEGSAPVPATTSAVVCQSPQMYQQPGSPTQSGTSTAANTTPASTTSTTEEAAPPNAVIPGVKYSVPDTSTYQYDESSGYYYDPQTGLYYDPNSQYYYNSLTQQYLYWDGEKQTYLPAADGAGQSGAQPNGANAGSSKEGKEKKEKPKSKTAQQIAKDMERWAKSLNKQKENFKNSFQPLSARDEERKESAAADAGFALFEKKGALLERQFMPDMMMMVNTEEEEKPPNKALVAAYSGDSDNEEESERLLGAVDEEKLLDWKKLACLLCRRQFPNKDALTRHQQLSDLHKQNLEVYRRSKMSEQELEALELKEREAKYRDRAAERREKYGIPEPPEPKRKRFDPTVVNYEQPTKDGIDNSNIGNKMLQAMGWKEGSGLGRKSQGITAPIQAQVRMRGAGLGAKGSSYGVNTSDSYKDAVRKAMFARFSEME; encoded by the exons ATGGGATCAGATAAACG TGTGAGTCGCAGTGAGCGGAGTGGAAGATATGGTTCAGCATTTGATCGAGATGATCGCGATGATAGAGACACTAGGAGCCGTCGCAGAGATTCTGAATACAAAAGATACAGAGATGAACGCAGCAGCGAACGCTACGATGACTACAGAGATTATGACAGTCCCGAG CGTGATAGAATGCGTGacagagagaggaggaacagtgATCGTTCAGAAGATGGTTATCATTCAGATGGTGACTATATGGACCATGACTACCGGCAGGACTATTACATGGATGAAAAAGAGAGCAAGACGATCATGCTAAGGGGCCTCCCCATTAATATTAATGAGAACGAC ATTCGTGAACTAGTGGAGTCTTTTGAAGGACCGCAGCCTGCTGATGTGCGGCTGATGAAGAGAAAGACAG GTTTAAGCCGCGGTTTCGCCTTCGTGGAGTTTTATCACTTGCAAGATGCTACCCGCTGGATGGAAGCCAATCAG AAAAAGCTTGTAATCCAGGGAAAGACTATTGCCATGCATTACAGCAATCCCCGACCCAAATTTGAGGACTGGCTATGTAACAAG TGTGGCCTGTACAACTTTCGGCGAAGACTTAAATGCTTCCGCTGTGGGGCAGCCAAGGCTG AATCTGATTTGGAAGCCCCTTCAGGATCATCTGATGCTCCTCAGTCTACTGATTACTATAGTGACA GTGGCTATGTATCCTCAGCCATAATCCTTCGGAATATTGGGCCCCACACTGTAGTGGATTCCATCTTGTCTGCGCTTGCCCCCTATGTCTCACTTGTGGTCAGCAACATCCGGCTTATCAAAGACAAGCAAACACAGCAAAACAGAGGCTTTGCATTTGTGCAGCTTCCTTCTACTCTG GAGGCATCACAACTCCTACAAATTCTGCAGACCCTGCATCCACCTCTCAAAATTGATGGGAAAACTGTAGGTGTGGATTTTGCAAAAAGCGCTAGAAA GGATCTTGTGTTGCCAGATGGGCACAGAGTCAGTGCGTTCTCTGTGGCAAGCACAGCTATTGCTGCTGCACAGTGGTCTTCGACTCAG CAGGCTCAGCAAAGTGGGGAAGGTGGGGAATATGCCTACCTGCAGCCAGGACAGGAGGGCTATGCTAATTATGGACAGTGCTCCCAAGATTACCAACCATTTTACCAAGCACAGACTGGAGCAGCAGAGCAAAGCACAGCACCACAAGCTG agggttctgctccagtgccagcaactacaagtgcagttgtgtgTCAAAGTCCTCAAATGTACCAGCAACCCGGCTCTCCG ACCCAATCTGGTACAAGTACAGCTGCCAACACGACTCCAGCATCTACTACTAGCACAACAGAAGAAGCAGCCCCTCCTAATGCTGTTATTCCTGGAGTTAAATACT CTGTTCCAGATACTTCCACATATCAATATGACGAAAGCTCAGGATATTACTATGATCCCCAAACTGGTCTTTACTATGACCCGAATTCTCAG TATTACTACAACTCTCTGACTCAGCAGTACCTATATTGGGATGGTGAAAAACAGACTTACTTGCCAGCAGCTGATGGAGCAGGACAAAGTGGAGCTCAGCCCAATGGTGCAAATGCAGGCTCGTCTAAGGAGggcaaagagaaaaaagaaaaaccaaaaaGCAAGACCGCTCAACAG ATTGCAAAGGATATGGAGCGATGGGCCAAAAgtttaaacaaacagaaggaaaATTTCAAGAACAGCTTCCAGCCACTCAGTGCCCGTGATGAAGAGAGAAAAGAGTCCGCAGCAGCAGATGCTGGATTTGCTTTGTTTGAGAAAAAG GGAGCTTTGTTGGAGAGGCAGTTTATGCCAGATATGATGATGATGGTTAACACTGAGGAGGAAGAAAAGCCCCCAAAT AAAGCACTGGTAGCTGCTTATAGTGGTGATAGTGACAATGAGGAGGAGAGTGAGCGACTACTTGGGGCAGTGGATGAGGAAAAGTTGCTGGATTGGAAGAAGCTGGCATGTCTGTTATGCCGCAGACAATTCCCAAACAAGGATGCCCTGACAAGACATCAGCAACTGTCAGACCTGCATAAG CAAAACCTGGAAGTCTATAGGAGATCAAAGATGTCTGAACAAGAGCTTGAAGCTTTAGAATTAAAAGAAAGAGAG GCAAAATACAGGGACCGTGCAGCAGAAAGGAGGGAAAAATATGGCATTCCAGAGCCACCAGAACCCAAACGCAAGCGATTTGACCCTACTGTGGT GAATTATGAGCAACCCACAAAAGATGGTATCGATAATAGCAATATTGGAAATAAGATGCTGCAGGCCATGGGTTGGAAGGAGGGTTCAGGGCTGGGCCGAAAGAGTCAGGGAATTACAGCTCCTATTCAG GCTCAGGTCAGAATGAGGGGGGCCGGTCTAGGAGCCAAGGGCAGCTCATATGGAGTAAACACATCAGACTCCTACAAGGATGCAGTGAGGAAAGCAATGTTTGCGCGCTTCTCAGAAATGGAATAA
- the rbm5 gene encoding RNA-binding protein 5 isoform X6, translating into MGSDKRVSRSERSGRYGSAFDRDDRDDRDTRSRRRDSEYKRYRDERSSERYDDYRDYDSPERDRMRDRERRNSDRSEDGYHSDGDYMDHDYRQDYYMDEKESKTIMLRGLPININENDIRELVESFEGPQPADVRLMKRKTGLSRGFAFVEFYHLQDATRWMEANQKKLVIQGKTIAMHYSNPRPKFEDWLCNKCGLYNFRRRLKCFRCGAAKAESDLEAPSGSSDAPQSTDYYSDTIILRNIGPHTVVDSILSALAPYVSLVVSNIRLIKDKQTQQNRGFAFVQLPSTLEASQLLQILQTLHPPLKIDGKTVGVDFAKSARKDLVLPDGHRVSAFSVASTAIAAAQWSSTQAQQSGEGGEYAYLQPGQEGYANYGQCSQDYQPFYQAQTGAAEQSTAPQAEGSAPVPATTSAVVCQSPQMYQQPGSPTQSGTSTAANTTPASTTSTTEEAAPPNAVIPGVKYSVPDTSTYQYDESSGYYYDPQTGLYYDPNSQYYYNSLTQQYLYWDGEKQTYLPAADGAGQSGAQPNGANAGSSKEGKEKKEKPKSKTAQQIAKDMERWAKSLNKQKENFKNSFQPLSARDEERKESAAADAGFALFEKKGALLERQFMPDMMMMVNTEEEEKPPNKALVAAYSGDSDNEEESERLLGAVDEEKLLDWKKLACLLCRRQFPNKDALTRHQQLSDLHKQNLEVYRRSKMSEQELEALELKEREAKYRDRAAERREKYGIPEPPEPKRKRFDPTVVNYEQPTKDGIDNSNIGNKMLQAMGWKEGSGLGRKSQGITAPIQAQVRMRGAGLGAKGSSYGVNTSDSYKDAVRKAMFARFSEME; encoded by the exons ATGGGATCAGATAAACG TGTGAGTCGCAGTGAGCGGAGTGGAAGATATGGTTCAGCATTTGATCGAGATGATCGCGATGATAGAGACACTAGGAGCCGTCGCAGAGATTCTGAATACAAAAGATACAGAGATGAACGCAGCAGCGAACGCTACGATGACTACAGAGATTATGACAGTCCCGAG CGTGATAGAATGCGTGacagagagaggaggaacagtgATCGTTCAGAAGATGGTTATCATTCAGATGGTGACTATATGGACCATGACTACCGGCAGGACTATTACATGGATGAAAAAGAGAGCAAGACGATCATGCTAAGGGGCCTCCCCATTAATATTAATGAGAACGAC ATTCGTGAACTAGTGGAGTCTTTTGAAGGACCGCAGCCTGCTGATGTGCGGCTGATGAAGAGAAAGACAG GTTTAAGCCGCGGTTTCGCCTTCGTGGAGTTTTATCACTTGCAAGATGCTACCCGCTGGATGGAAGCCAATCAG AAAAAGCTTGTAATCCAGGGAAAGACTATTGCCATGCATTACAGCAATCCCCGACCCAAATTTGAGGACTGGCTATGTAACAAG TGTGGCCTGTACAACTTTCGGCGAAGACTTAAATGCTTCCGCTGTGGGGCAGCCAAGGCTG AATCTGATTTGGAAGCCCCTTCAGGATCATCTGATGCTCCTCAGTCTACTGATTACTATAGTGACA CCATAATCCTTCGGAATATTGGGCCCCACACTGTAGTGGATTCCATCTTGTCTGCGCTTGCCCCCTATGTCTCACTTGTGGTCAGCAACATCCGGCTTATCAAAGACAAGCAAACACAGCAAAACAGAGGCTTTGCATTTGTGCAGCTTCCTTCTACTCTG GAGGCATCACAACTCCTACAAATTCTGCAGACCCTGCATCCACCTCTCAAAATTGATGGGAAAACTGTAGGTGTGGATTTTGCAAAAAGCGCTAGAAA GGATCTTGTGTTGCCAGATGGGCACAGAGTCAGTGCGTTCTCTGTGGCAAGCACAGCTATTGCTGCTGCACAGTGGTCTTCGACTCAG GCTCAGCAAAGTGGGGAAGGTGGGGAATATGCCTACCTGCAGCCAGGACAGGAGGGCTATGCTAATTATGGACAGTGCTCCCAAGATTACCAACCATTTTACCAAGCACAGACTGGAGCAGCAGAGCAAAGCACAGCACCACAAGCTG agggttctgctccagtgccagcaactacaagtgcagttgtgtgTCAAAGTCCTCAAATGTACCAGCAACCCGGCTCTCCG ACCCAATCTGGTACAAGTACAGCTGCCAACACGACTCCAGCATCTACTACTAGCACAACAGAAGAAGCAGCCCCTCCTAATGCTGTTATTCCTGGAGTTAAATACT CTGTTCCAGATACTTCCACATATCAATATGACGAAAGCTCAGGATATTACTATGATCCCCAAACTGGTCTTTACTATGACCCGAATTCTCAG TATTACTACAACTCTCTGACTCAGCAGTACCTATATTGGGATGGTGAAAAACAGACTTACTTGCCAGCAGCTGATGGAGCAGGACAAAGTGGAGCTCAGCCCAATGGTGCAAATGCAGGCTCGTCTAAGGAGggcaaagagaaaaaagaaaaaccaaaaaGCAAGACCGCTCAACAG ATTGCAAAGGATATGGAGCGATGGGCCAAAAgtttaaacaaacagaaggaaaATTTCAAGAACAGCTTCCAGCCACTCAGTGCCCGTGATGAAGAGAGAAAAGAGTCCGCAGCAGCAGATGCTGGATTTGCTTTGTTTGAGAAAAAG GGAGCTTTGTTGGAGAGGCAGTTTATGCCAGATATGATGATGATGGTTAACACTGAGGAGGAAGAAAAGCCCCCAAAT AAAGCACTGGTAGCTGCTTATAGTGGTGATAGTGACAATGAGGAGGAGAGTGAGCGACTACTTGGGGCAGTGGATGAGGAAAAGTTGCTGGATTGGAAGAAGCTGGCATGTCTGTTATGCCGCAGACAATTCCCAAACAAGGATGCCCTGACAAGACATCAGCAACTGTCAGACCTGCATAAG CAAAACCTGGAAGTCTATAGGAGATCAAAGATGTCTGAACAAGAGCTTGAAGCTTTAGAATTAAAAGAAAGAGAG GCAAAATACAGGGACCGTGCAGCAGAAAGGAGGGAAAAATATGGCATTCCAGAGCCACCAGAACCCAAACGCAAGCGATTTGACCCTACTGTGGT GAATTATGAGCAACCCACAAAAGATGGTATCGATAATAGCAATATTGGAAATAAGATGCTGCAGGCCATGGGTTGGAAGGAGGGTTCAGGGCTGGGCCGAAAGAGTCAGGGAATTACAGCTCCTATTCAG GCTCAGGTCAGAATGAGGGGGGCCGGTCTAGGAGCCAAGGGCAGCTCATATGGAGTAAACACATCAGACTCCTACAAGGATGCAGTGAGGAAAGCAATGTTTGCGCGCTTCTCAGAAATGGAATAA